ATCTTACGAACGAGAGGCTTTACGAGAATCCTTAGTTACACTGCTGGAACCTTTTGGAGGAATGGCAGCATTTGTGAAAAAAGGCGATCGCGTTTTACTCAAACCTAATTTACTTACAGGGTCGCGTCCTGGTAAAGAGTGTATCACCCGTGCCGAACTAGTTTACGAAGTTGCCCAAATGGTAATTGAGGTTGGCGGTAAGCCATTTTTGGGCGATAGTCCTGCTTTTGGCAGTGCCAAGGGCGTAGCAGTCGCAAATGGCTATCTACCTATTTTAGAAGAACTCAATCTTCCCATTATCGATTTTCATGGTCAGCGCTACCAAACCGTTAGTGAGAATTTTAACCATCTGCGGCTGTCTAAAGAAGCAATGGAAGCCGATGTAGTAATTAACCTACCGAAAGTGAAATCTCATGCCCAATTGACATTAACACTCGGTGTAAAAAACTTATTTGGTTGCGTCCCCGGCAAAATGAAAGCTTGGTGGCACATGGAAGCTGGAAAAGATGCAGATAGATTTGGTGAAATGTTGGTAGAAACTGCCAGGGCAATTAACCCTAACTTAACCATATTAGATGGCATTATTGGTCATGAAGGTAATGGCCCCAGTAATGGGGAACCTCGCCAACTGGGCATTTTAGCAGCCGCATCAGATATATTTGCTTTAGATCGGGCAATGGTAGAAATCCTCAATGTTCTTCCAGAAAAAGTGCCTACAGTTGCAGCTTCCCAAAGACTAGGAGTTTGTCCAGAACTTACTACCATAGAGTTTCCCCATTTAAATCCTGACTTATTAAAAATAGAAGATTGGCGGCTACCAGACAATTTAATGCCCATCGATTTTGGTATGCCCCGCGTCATTAAATCTACCTTTAAGCATCTTTACACCCGATTTATCAAAGAACCAATGAGTATTTATGGAAGGGGATGAGGGACTGGCGACTGGCAAAGATGAGGGAGCGGAGATTGGGGAGCATAGGAGAAAGAGGTAATTTTTCATTCCCCCCCTTGCACCCCAATACTTTTCGGATAAACCCAACAATCTCTCTTTTGATCTGGGGAAAGGTTAAAGGGGAAGGGGTAAGGGTTTGAATTTACCTTTACCCCTTCCCCTTTCTCCCAAAACCCGAAAAGTATTGCCTTGCACCCCGCCCCTCTGCCTCTTTACCCAATGCCCAATCTAATGCAAACTTCGTTACAGCAATTCCATTTATTAGCAGAGTAATCTGTAATTACCCTCCGATTGCTTAACCAGACCGCCCTATGATAGTTAGTGGCGGTTTTTTTAGCTGATTAATTTGTTATGCAGATTATCGTTTGAGATTTTGATTTATCGAAAAAGTTATACAGATTTAGGATCTAGAAATTGGAATTGGGTATTTTGTTCAAATATGAGCAAAGTCTGGGGATAACCCTCTACACTACTTTCTAAAACATTTTTTTACTCTACCTATATATAGATTGACAAAATTGCTGTGATATTACGCAGATTTGAAAATTTAAATTCTGAAATATTTCTGAAATATTTGTTTAGTATTATCACTTAATCTATGCTACACAACACAGTTAATGTATCTGTATTTATTCGGTAGTCACGATTGGTTACAAAAATCATTCCTGCCCATTTCTTCTCTAGCATCAAATATTGTTGTGTATAACTACCGTATGAGAATCGAGAACACTGAAGATTTATCAGTATTTTTGCGGTTTTGTGTCCTGTATCACAAATTAGGAATTCCAGTAAAATGACCTTATCAAAGCCTTTACAGAGATGTTATAATCATGAAGTATCGGACAAATACATTTTGCTAATTAATATTTAAGCAGCGAAGAAATGTAGTTTATGATGCTGTTAACGTTAGCTTTGCGTATGCGAACCATTACACCATACAGGGAAACATCTGAAAACATTAATCACAAAATAAAACATGATTTGTTGACTTGTAACTTGGTATTAAGAATTTCATGTATAAAAACGCTATTATGACAATTGTAAAACTGGTTTAGCTTGTAAAATGCTACACATTTTACAGTTTAAAAATAGCTACAATAGCATTAAGACTCTCACTCAGAGAGTAGACCTACACAGTGTTACGAAGAACTTCAATTTTGTATGAATTCAAATAGCCAGTCTGCCAATTCTGCCGACACATATTCCCAACGTTTGGCAGACATTGTGGGAACTGCGATCGCTCTGTTGACTCTTACCCTACCCGTATTTGTCATCGCCCACTATTCTTCAACTAATGTTCAAAATAACCAGCAACCACTGATCCAAAACCTACAAGGAAGTAAAGATTGATAAAGCTTCCCCGTAGCTTTCCCCAGCAGGAAAGCTGCAAAAAGCAGAACACTGATTTTGAGACAACCTCTGTAGATGTGAATGTAGTTCGTCAGAAATAAGCTGAATCTGTATTGTATAACTCCAGATTTCATAAGTCTTGACACAATAGAGGCCGAAATCCCTCTAATCAGTAATCAAAAGTGGAGGATATTCATAAATACCCTCTTGGAAAAAGCGTTGCGAGGAAAGTTCGCAACGCTTTTTCCATCTTTTGGCTAATTCAACAGAATAGTTTATCAAGCCCCGTTGGGGCGGGAGTTGGGAGTCAGGAGGCAGAAGTTCCTTCATTTTAAATTTTGAATTTTGAATTGATTTCTCCCACTCCCCTATCCCGTGAAATGAATACCTTGGGAAGAAAGCCATATTGCCCTAAAATTCTACACGGGGAGCGAAGCTGACAGAGTGCCCCCATGATTCACTGTTATCAGAGGAGTTTTTTGTGGATTTATCTCGTATTCCTGCCCAACCGAAACCTGGTCTAATCAACGTTCTGATTGAAATTGCTGGCGGAAGTAAAAATAAATATGAATATGACAAGGAACTACAAGCTTTTGCTTTAGACCGAGTACTTTATTCCTCGGTAAAATATCCTTATGACTACGGCTTTGTACCCAATACTTTAGCTGATGATGGCGATCCCCTCGATGGTATAGTCATAATTGATGAGCCAACCTTTCCAGGCTGTGTGATTGCCGCGCGACCGATTGGCTTTTTAGAGATGATTGACGGTGGCGATCGCGATGAAAAAATCCTTTGTGTTCCTGACAAAGATCCGCGCTACGCTCAAGTAAGATCCCTGAAAGACGTAGCACCACACCGCTTAGATGAAATTGCTGAATTTTTCCGTAGTTATAAAAATTTGGAAAAAAAGGTGACTGAAATTCTCGGTTGGCAAGATGTGGACAAGGTTGCAGCTTTAGTAGAAAAATCCGTCAAAGCTTATAGAGGATAATAGAGGAGTTAGGAGTTAGGAGTTAAGAGTTAAGAGTTATAAATTTTTATTCCTAACTCCTAACTTCTCACTGTTCACTCCTCACTTCACTTTGATAACTTTCTCTTGTTACGGATTTTAAAATCTGCCACCAACCCCAAACCAGAATGCAGCGTACTCTCCTTTTGGCAAAAATTCATAACTGCACCCTCACAGGGGCGAATATCAACTACGTGGGTAGTATCAGTATTGATGAAATCCTTTTAGAAAAAGCTGGTATCTTACCTTATGAACAGGTGCAAGTAGTTAATAGTGCCAACGGTCAGCGCTTTATTACCTATGCGATCCCGGCTCCAGCCCATTCAGGAGTCATTGAGTTAAATGGGGGTGCGGCACGTCTAGGCATTATTGGCGATCGCTTGATTATAATGACTTACGGGCAGTTCACTCCAGAAGAGGTAAAAAGTTACTCTCCTACGGTAGTCATTGTGGACGAAAAAAACAGGTTGTTGGAAGTACGGCGCTACGATGACCTGCTCAGTAAGGTCTAATTTTCAAGAAAAATGTCAAATTTTGAGTTGTCGGGTTCCCAAAGCTACATACCTGAAAAGTCTGCTACCCTGTCGAGTAGTCTAGCAGGTGAATTTCTCGTGCAATTCTGGGGTGTCAGAGGCTTGATTCCCACCCCAAGTAGCGACACTAATCGTTATGGTGGTAATACTGCTTGTGTAGAAATGCAGGTAGCTGGAAAACGCTTAATTTTTGATGGTGGTACTGGCTTACGGATACTGGGTAAAACTTGGCAAGAACTACAACAGCCATTAGAAGCCCATTTATTTTTTACCAACTGCCAATCAAACCGAATTCAAGGGTTTCCCTTTTTTGCGCCTGCATTTATTGGAGAAAATTGCTTCCATATTTACGGCACAGCTGCATCAAATGGAGCCTCAATCAAACAATGTCTGTACGATCAGATGCTCCAGCCACACTTTCCTTACCCTTTACAGGTAATGCAATCAGAATTGCAGTTTTACAATTTGACTCCAGAAAGTGATGTGAAGTTGGATGATATTACCATTACAACTGCATTAATTAATCAAACTCAGCGGTCAGTTGGCTACCGAGTTACTTGGCAAGAGTATAATGTTGCTTACATCACGGATTTGCACCAGAATGCCGATCAAGTGGAGCGAGAGCGGATTTTAGAGTTTATTAAAGGCGCTGATTTGCTGATTGCCAATGCTACTTACACTCCGCCGACATCTCACAACCATGACTCTGCTGATTTACTCTGGCAAGCTGCGGTGAATACAGCTTTGAATGCTGGCGTTAAACAGCTAGCCATTTCTCATCATCACCCAGATGACCATGATGATTTTCTTGACCAGGTTCAAGTCGATATTAAATCTGCTTTTCCTCAAGCCATAATAGCCCGTGAAGGTCTAGTATTAGCTGTTGGTAAGTGATTTTCCTATTGGCACTTTTTAATCAGTGGTAGAGCGATGCTTACGGTGGCAAGCTACCCACAAGCACTGACTTGTCAATTTGCTTTTCTGTTGACATGGCGCGGTCTTGTGTGTAAAGACGGATTGTCTCGTAGATTGTGAGGTAGAACGCTATAATTTACTCAACTTTGTAATCATTTTCAACCTGAGAGTTGATAGTCTAATTCGCTCATGAGTACTTTCAATTAAGTGCTGGAAGACGCTTTGCAACTTTCCTCCGAGCAGCAAGAAATGCCGAGCAAGATTCTGCAACGCTAGCTCAGTATTAGGATATCTAGGTTTTAGATGTTCAATATGACTAATTTATTTGGTAATACGCCTTCCACAATAGCAACAGATAAAACCTTGCTTTTGCAATAAGGAATCATGTACATCGGTTTTTTTGTGGTTTCCTGAAGTCGTCCCAACTCGATTGCCAATCCTCATTTGCTAAATTTTCCCAAACGGTAAAACTTTCTGGCTACTCACTTTTTTTGATATATTTCACCGTTTCAAAATCTCTTTGCGGCGATATGATAAGGTTATGCTGATTTCAACTGAATAATACCTTTATCAAAAATGCGATTATCAGTAGCGATCGCACTTATTTCTATTCTATCTTTATACACCTCATAAGAGGCAAAACTTAAATCACTGGTAGAATACCCTGTCCACTCAGAACGCCCTACAGGACGATTACCAGCACCCGCACCACAAATTAAGTAAGTTGTACCATCAATGGCACGAGTACGTTCATAATTGTGTTCGTGGCCATTGATGTAAAGTTGAACTCCGTATTTTTTAAATAGGGGAGTAAAAGTTTTAATAAAATCTGGATTAC
This Nostoc sp. C052 DNA region includes the following protein-coding sequences:
- a CDS encoding DUF362 domain-containing protein, which produces MQTQKPSVSLIRATSYEREALRESLVTLLEPFGGMAAFVKKGDRVLLKPNLLTGSRPGKECITRAELVYEVAQMVIEVGGKPFLGDSPAFGSAKGVAVANGYLPILEELNLPIIDFHGQRYQTVSENFNHLRLSKEAMEADVVINLPKVKSHAQLTLTLGVKNLFGCVPGKMKAWWHMEAGKDADRFGEMLVETARAINPNLTILDGIIGHEGNGPSNGEPRQLGILAAASDIFALDRAMVEILNVLPEKVPTVAASQRLGVCPELTTIEFPHLNPDLLKIEDWRLPDNLMPIDFGMPRVIKSTFKHLYTRFIKEPMSIYGRG
- a CDS encoding inorganic diphosphatase, whose translation is MDLSRIPAQPKPGLINVLIEIAGGSKNKYEYDKELQAFALDRVLYSSVKYPYDYGFVPNTLADDGDPLDGIVIIDEPTFPGCVIAARPIGFLEMIDGGDRDEKILCVPDKDPRYAQVRSLKDVAPHRLDEIAEFFRSYKNLEKKVTEILGWQDVDKVAALVEKSVKAYRG
- the panD gene encoding aspartate 1-decarboxylase, whose protein sequence is MQRTLLLAKIHNCTLTGANINYVGSISIDEILLEKAGILPYEQVQVVNSANGQRFITYAIPAPAHSGVIELNGGAARLGIIGDRLIIMTYGQFTPEEVKSYSPTVVIVDEKNRLLEVRRYDDLLSKV
- a CDS encoding MBL fold metallo-hydrolase → MSNFELSGSQSYIPEKSATLSSSLAGEFLVQFWGVRGLIPTPSSDTNRYGGNTACVEMQVAGKRLIFDGGTGLRILGKTWQELQQPLEAHLFFTNCQSNRIQGFPFFAPAFIGENCFHIYGTAASNGASIKQCLYDQMLQPHFPYPLQVMQSELQFYNLTPESDVKLDDITITTALINQTQRSVGYRVTWQEYNVAYITDLHQNADQVERERILEFIKGADLLIANATYTPPTSHNHDSADLLWQAAVNTALNAGVKQLAISHHHPDDHDDFLDQVQVDIKSAFPQAIIAREGLVLAVGK